The following proteins come from a genomic window of Microbacterium sp. SY138:
- a CDS encoding YrdB family protein, producing MSSDPAPVPGVDRPVITALDIVRAVVLIVAVASLALWGFASWDLPWNVVIGVGAPVVVILIWALFLSPRPVLRVHPFLRAAVELLIYVGVTIAWWSMGQALIGTAFALVAVVAGVLSGRRALS from the coding sequence ATGTCCTCGGATCCCGCTCCCGTCCCCGGCGTCGACCGCCCGGTCATCACCGCTCTCGACATCGTCCGCGCCGTCGTCCTCATCGTCGCCGTGGCCTCTCTCGCCCTCTGGGGCTTCGCGAGCTGGGACCTTCCCTGGAACGTCGTCATCGGCGTCGGGGCCCCCGTCGTCGTGATCCTGATCTGGGCGCTGTTCCTGTCGCCGCGTCCGGTCCTGCGCGTGCACCCTTTCCTCCGCGCCGCCGTCGAGTTGCTGATCTACGTCGGAGTCACCATCGCCTGGTGGTCGATGGGCCAAGCGCTCATCGGCACGGCCTTCGCCCTCGTCGCGGTGGTCGCCGGTGTGCTCAGCGGCCGACGCGCGCTGTCCTGA
- a CDS encoding ROK family protein, translating to MTGAGSADRSGRPIRVGLDVGGTKIDAVAVDPSGDIRGRLRRPTGWGDDAVVESIVAAVTALAVESGFALDDVGSVGIGIPGLVDAEAGRVDHAVNLGVESLDLAATAERALGVPFRVENDVKAAALGAAVLSGVAGSMAYLNLGTGVAAGIVIDGRIWRGARGTAGEVGHLSVDPRGRLCGCGQHGCVETFCGGGALAKAWGRPGALPIRDIFDAADAGDPLALSLRDDLYHGAAAAVRVLVLSADVETVVIGGGLTALGDRLENGIRAALHAGAEASPFMRSLRLDERIELLPAGSPAAAFGAALVGASITEKEIVPHG from the coding sequence ATGACGGGTGCCGGCAGTGCCGACCGCTCCGGTCGGCCCATTCGAGTGGGCCTGGACGTCGGTGGTACGAAGATCGACGCGGTCGCCGTCGATCCGTCCGGAGACATCCGGGGGAGACTGCGCCGACCGACCGGCTGGGGTGACGACGCCGTCGTCGAGAGCATCGTCGCGGCGGTCACCGCCCTCGCCGTCGAGAGCGGATTCGCCCTCGACGACGTCGGATCCGTGGGGATCGGGATCCCCGGACTCGTCGACGCCGAGGCCGGCCGCGTGGATCACGCCGTCAACCTCGGGGTGGAGTCCCTGGACCTCGCTGCCACGGCCGAGCGTGCACTCGGTGTCCCCTTCCGGGTGGAGAACGACGTGAAGGCCGCGGCGCTCGGAGCCGCGGTGCTGAGCGGAGTCGCCGGGTCCATGGCCTACCTGAACCTCGGAACGGGCGTCGCCGCCGGAATCGTGATCGACGGGCGCATCTGGCGCGGCGCGCGGGGAACGGCCGGCGAGGTCGGTCACCTCTCGGTCGATCCGCGTGGACGACTGTGCGGCTGCGGACAGCACGGCTGCGTCGAGACCTTCTGCGGTGGGGGCGCGCTGGCCAAGGCGTGGGGTCGCCCCGGTGCGCTGCCGATCCGGGACATCTTCGACGCGGCGGACGCCGGCGATCCGCTGGCACTCTCCCTTCGCGACGACCTCTACCACGGAGCCGCAGCCGCCGTGCGGGTTCTCGTGCTCTCCGCCGACGTCGAGACGGTGGTCATCGGGGGAGGACTCACCGCTCTCGGAGACCGGCTCGAGAACGGCATCCGCGCCGCCCTGCACGCGGGCGCCGAGGCGTCACCGTTCATGCGGTCGCTCCGCCTGGATGAGAGAATCGAACTGCTCCCCGCGGGTTCTCCCGCCGCCGCATTCGGCGCCGCACTCGTCGGCGCTTCCATCACCGAGAAGGAGATCGTTCCCCATGGCTGA
- the nagB gene encoding glucosamine-6-phosphate deaminase, translating to MAEVVIVENAEAAGALVATEIVELIARRADVVLGLATGSTPLPVYQALRTQLAGHDVSQVRGFALDEYVGIDPAHPESYRSVITREVVEPLGLDPQRIHVPNGAQATIQHAGDDYEAAIDAAGGVDLQILGIGTDGHIGFNEPGSSFASRTRVKTLTEQTREDNARFFDSIDDVPMHCITQGLGTILRARHLVLLAFGEGKAEAVAGAVEGPLTALLPGSAIQLHPHATIVVDEAAASRLALADYYRYTFANKPAWQGI from the coding sequence ATGGCTGAGGTCGTCATCGTCGAGAATGCCGAGGCTGCCGGTGCGTTGGTCGCCACCGAGATCGTGGAGCTGATCGCGCGTCGTGCGGATGTGGTCCTCGGCCTCGCCACCGGATCGACACCGCTGCCGGTGTACCAGGCGCTGCGCACGCAGCTCGCGGGTCACGACGTCTCGCAGGTGCGCGGCTTCGCCCTCGACGAGTACGTCGGGATCGACCCCGCGCACCCGGAGAGCTACCGCTCCGTCATCACCCGTGAGGTCGTCGAGCCGCTCGGCCTCGACCCGCAGCGCATCCATGTCCCCAACGGTGCGCAGGCGACGATCCAGCACGCGGGCGATGACTACGAGGCGGCCATCGATGCCGCCGGGGGCGTCGACCTGCAGATCCTCGGCATCGGCACGGACGGACACATCGGCTTCAACGAGCCCGGATCGTCGTTCGCGTCCCGCACTCGCGTGAAGACGCTCACGGAGCAGACGCGCGAAGACAACGCCCGCTTCTTCGACTCGATCGACGACGTTCCCATGCACTGCATCACCCAGGGGCTCGGAACGATCCTGAGGGCGCGTCACCTCGTGCTGCTCGCCTTCGGCGAGGGCAAGGCCGAGGCCGTCGCCGGAGCGGTCGAGGGACCGCTCACGGCTCTCCTGCCCGGTTCCGCGATCCAGCTGCACCCGCACGCCACGATCGTGGTCGACGAAGCCGCGGCCTCGCGCCTCGCGCTCGCCGACTACTACCGCTACACGTTCGCCAACAAGCCCGCCTGGCAGGGCATCTGA
- a CDS encoding FAD-linked oxidase C-terminal domain-containing protein translates to MSALSLLQESLGALVDTDDASLEQARADRSGHAAVGRPLAVVHAERIEHVQQTMRIATATRTPVVIRGAGTGLAGAANAGTGEVVLSLRRMTAINEIRPDDLLAVVEPGILNADLNAALSEHGLWWAPDPASRDISTVGGNIATGAGGLLCAKYGVVRDAVLGVDVVLADGRLMHLGHRSVKGVTGLDLTALMVGSEGTLGVVVGATLKLRRLVPGENCTVTATFPGVRTAAAASAAVTAAGVQPAIMELMDAASLSAVHALLALAVPPEGAAQLTIQTDGPAAAAEADTIAAILRDHEGAVIVSHDRDEGERLLAVRRSMHAAMASLGTTLIEDVSVPRSAMPAMFDEIARIEREYRIVIPTVAHAGDGNLHPNFIFEGTETPPHVWAAADELFRAAIRLGGTLTGEHGIGVLKRRWLAEELGDDQWQLQRQIAAVFDPLGILNPGKVFASDA, encoded by the coding sequence GTGAGCGCCCTCTCCCTCCTGCAGGAATCCCTCGGAGCGCTCGTCGACACCGACGACGCCTCGCTCGAACAAGCCAGGGCCGACCGCTCCGGTCATGCCGCAGTGGGCCGTCCACTCGCCGTCGTCCACGCGGAGCGGATCGAGCATGTGCAGCAGACCATGCGCATCGCCACCGCCACCCGCACTCCGGTCGTGATCCGCGGCGCCGGAACCGGGCTGGCGGGCGCCGCGAACGCAGGAACCGGCGAGGTCGTGCTGTCGCTGCGCCGGATGACAGCGATCAACGAGATCCGTCCCGATGATCTGCTCGCCGTGGTCGAGCCCGGAATCCTGAACGCCGACCTCAACGCCGCACTCTCCGAGCACGGGCTGTGGTGGGCGCCCGACCCCGCCAGTCGCGACATCTCGACCGTCGGCGGCAACATCGCCACGGGCGCCGGCGGTCTGCTCTGCGCCAAGTACGGCGTCGTGCGCGACGCGGTACTCGGGGTCGACGTGGTGCTCGCGGACGGGCGGCTGATGCACCTCGGGCACCGCAGCGTCAAAGGCGTCACTGGACTGGATCTCACCGCACTGATGGTCGGCTCGGAAGGAACGCTCGGAGTCGTCGTCGGGGCCACCCTGAAGCTGCGCCGGCTCGTCCCCGGCGAGAACTGCACCGTCACAGCGACCTTCCCCGGCGTACGCACCGCGGCCGCCGCGTCTGCCGCCGTCACCGCTGCCGGCGTCCAGCCGGCGATCATGGAGCTGATGGATGCCGCGAGCCTCTCCGCCGTGCATGCTCTCCTCGCGCTCGCTGTTCCCCCGGAGGGCGCGGCCCAGCTGACCATCCAGACGGACGGCCCGGCGGCTGCCGCCGAAGCGGACACGATTGCCGCGATCCTGCGCGACCACGAGGGGGCGGTGATCGTCTCCCATGACCGCGACGAGGGCGAGCGCCTCCTCGCCGTCCGACGGTCGATGCATGCAGCGATGGCATCGCTGGGCACGACGCTGATCGAAGACGTCTCGGTACCGCGCAGCGCCATGCCGGCGATGTTCGACGAGATCGCGCGCATCGAGCGCGAGTACCGCATCGTGATCCCGACGGTCGCCCATGCCGGCGACGGCAACCTGCACCCGAACTTCATCTTCGAGGGGACGGAGACGCCGCCGCACGTGTGGGCGGCAGCAGACGAGCTCTTCCGCGCCGCCATCCGTCTCGGCGGCACCCTGACAGGCGAGCACGGCATCGGAGTCCTGAAACGGCGCTGGCTCGCCGAGGAGTTGGGTGACGACCAGTGGCAGCTCCAACGTCAGATCGCCGCCGTGTTCGATCCGCTCGGCATCCTCAACCCCGGAAAGGTGTTCGCCTCCGATGCCTGA
- a CDS encoding NUDIX domain-containing protein, translating into MPDIHVSAAVIVDESGRVLVVRKQGTTMFMQPGGKPEAGESAAQTLIRELDEELGLVLDEAALEPLGTFVSAAANEPGHRVVAEAFATSVDPGAVSVQAELAELRWITPADVATLPLAPLSVEHLLPIAWPASAS; encoded by the coding sequence ATGCCTGACATCCATGTGAGCGCGGCGGTGATCGTCGACGAGTCCGGACGCGTGCTGGTCGTCCGCAAGCAGGGCACGACCATGTTCATGCAGCCGGGCGGCAAGCCCGAGGCCGGCGAGTCCGCCGCGCAGACGCTGATCCGCGAGCTCGACGAGGAACTCGGGCTGGTCCTCGACGAAGCCGCCCTCGAGCCCCTCGGCACGTTCGTCTCCGCGGCAGCGAACGAGCCGGGGCACCGGGTCGTCGCAGAGGCTTTCGCGACCTCCGTCGACCCCGGGGCGGTGAGTGTTCAGGCAGAGCTCGCCGAGCTGCGGTGGATCACCCCGGCCGACGTCGCCACGCTTCCGCTGGCGCCGCTGAGCGTCGAGCACCTGCTCCCGATCGCCTGGCCCGCGTCGGCGAGCTGA
- a CDS encoding sigma-70 family RNA polymerase sigma factor, whose protein sequence is MIVHEENTTHDEAIGDADLILRTRSGDTEAFGELWRRHYPSGLSVARSVTSSIDPDDLVQESYTRIYQAIIKGGGPNGSFRAYLFTSIRNTAAGWGRARRETAIDELDAVADPDTTDQAASEALDRSLTAQAFRSLPSRWQEVLWYTEIEQMKPQEVGPLLGMKAGAVSQLAFRAREGLREAWIQAHLRSAEDGSECQWTIEHLGAYSRGNLSTRDHKRLELHLDECARCMIVAAEAKDVSKRLALVLLPLVLGVTGAAGYLATLQGAGTPIVALAAMPSSIPGAVFAGDPGASHAATGLAATGGSGSGGGAGGSAGGTAGSSAGAGSAGGVFTGIGALVGVGSAALVVAGVVAAATILPGLAGADPATSLPSAGDEDPSSISADVGPDEKLSLDEPVVIEPPVTVPEQPPAPPAVDPVPGADEVGPAAAAPPATLPPVTPPPVTVPPVDPVDPVDPVDPVDPVDPGVPTEAPAWETATIWFNGLQVHYSVPITGMAGQRVEALLDDSTGGGDSILLDESGFGVIDLRPTFWQFVDADITTVTFRYVLASGTSPSTVTTLLELEPNRPEGPEEEAPIVSATATPDTASDVSTTSPAASEPTSVADPVTAPAPAPVDPAPVEPAPVEVTPVVAMPVPADSTAAAPAPLAEAAAAPAEDAPAAE, encoded by the coding sequence ATGATTGTGCACGAAGAGAACACGACACACGACGAAGCGATCGGCGACGCCGACCTGATCCTCCGCACCCGTTCGGGCGACACGGAGGCGTTCGGTGAACTCTGGCGACGACACTACCCGTCGGGACTCTCCGTGGCCCGCTCGGTCACCTCGTCGATCGACCCCGATGACCTCGTGCAGGAGTCGTACACGCGCATCTATCAGGCGATCATCAAGGGGGGCGGACCGAACGGGTCCTTCCGCGCCTACCTGTTCACGAGCATCCGCAACACGGCGGCAGGCTGGGGACGCGCCCGCCGCGAGACCGCGATCGATGAGCTCGACGCCGTCGCCGACCCCGACACCACCGATCAGGCCGCGAGCGAGGCACTCGACCGCAGCCTCACCGCGCAGGCTTTCCGCAGTCTCCCCTCCCGCTGGCAGGAGGTGCTCTGGTACACCGAGATCGAGCAGATGAAGCCGCAGGAGGTCGGCCCTCTCCTCGGGATGAAGGCCGGCGCCGTGTCGCAGTTGGCCTTCCGCGCCCGCGAGGGTCTGCGCGAAGCCTGGATCCAGGCGCATCTGCGCAGCGCCGAAGACGGCTCCGAGTGCCAGTGGACCATCGAGCACCTGGGCGCCTACTCACGTGGCAACCTCAGCACGCGCGACCACAAGCGGCTCGAGCTGCACCTCGATGAGTGCGCTCGATGCATGATCGTCGCGGCCGAGGCGAAAGATGTCTCCAAGCGTCTCGCCCTGGTGCTCCTGCCTCTCGTCCTCGGCGTCACCGGCGCCGCCGGCTACCTCGCCACGCTGCAAGGCGCCGGCACGCCGATCGTCGCGCTGGCGGCCATGCCGTCGAGCATTCCCGGAGCCGTCTTCGCCGGTGACCCCGGTGCTTCACACGCCGCGACGGGCCTCGCTGCGACCGGTGGTTCAGGTTCCGGTGGCGGGGCCGGCGGCTCGGCGGGAGGCACTGCCGGCTCATCCGCCGGTGCCGGATCCGCGGGTGGTGTGTTCACCGGGATCGGCGCGCTCGTCGGTGTGGGATCGGCCGCTCTGGTGGTGGCCGGTGTCGTCGCTGCCGCCACGATCCTCCCCGGACTCGCCGGTGCCGACCCGGCGACCTCGCTTCCGAGCGCGGGGGACGAGGACCCGTCGTCGATCTCGGCGGACGTCGGACCGGACGAGAAGCTGAGCCTCGACGAGCCCGTCGTCATCGAGCCGCCGGTCACCGTACCGGAGCAGCCTCCTGCGCCGCCGGCCGTGGATCCGGTGCCGGGAGCAGATGAGGTGGGTCCGGCCGCCGCCGCGCCTCCCGCCACCCTCCCTCCCGTCACACCCCCTCCGGTCACGGTGCCACCCGTGGACCCGGTCGACCCCGTGGACCCGGTCGACCCCGTGGATCCGGTCGACCCGGGTGTCCCCACGGAGGCTCCCGCGTGGGAGACCGCCACCATTTGGTTCAACGGCCTCCAGGTCCACTACAGCGTTCCGATCACCGGAATGGCCGGTCAAAGGGTCGAGGCCCTTCTCGACGACAGCACCGGCGGCGGTGACAGCATCCTGCTCGACGAGTCCGGCTTCGGCGTCATCGATCTCCGCCCGACTTTCTGGCAGTTCGTCGACGCGGACATCACAACCGTCACCTTCCGTTACGTCCTCGCGTCGGGCACCAGCCCCTCCACGGTCACCACACTGCTCGAGCTCGAGCCCAACCGTCCCGAGGGTCCGGAAGAGGAGGCTCCGATCGTGTCCGCCACCGCGACGCCGGACACCGCGAGCGATGTGTCGACCACCTCACCTGCGGCGTCCGAGCCGACGTCGGTGGCCGACCCTGTGACGGCTCCCGCACCTGCACCCGTCGACCCCGCACCCGTCGAGCCCGCGCCCGTCGAGGTCACGCCCGTCGTGGCCATGCCCGTCCCCGCAGACTCGACCGCAGCCGCACCTGCGCCCCTGGCCGAGGCCGCCGCTGCCCCGGCTGAGGACGCCCCCGCCGCCGAATAG